The proteins below are encoded in one region of Paraburkholderia phenazinium:
- a CDS encoding electron transfer flavoprotein subunit beta/FixA family protein, with product MKILVPVKRVVDYNVKVRVKSDGTGVDIANVKMSMNPFDEIAVEEAVRLREAGVATEVIAVSAGVTQAQETLRTALAIGADRAILIESSEELQPLAVAKLLKALVDKEQPSLIILGKQAIDDDSNQTGQMLAALAGLPQATFASKVVVADGKATVSREVDGGAETLSLTLPAVVTTDLRLNEPRYVTLPNIMKAKKKPLETLKPEDLGVDVTPRLKTLKVVEPPKRSAGVKIADVKTLVEKLKTEAKVL from the coding sequence ATGAAAATCCTGGTGCCAGTGAAGAGAGTGGTCGACTACAACGTGAAAGTCCGGGTGAAATCGGACGGCACGGGCGTCGACATTGCGAATGTAAAGATGTCGATGAATCCGTTCGACGAGATCGCCGTGGAAGAGGCGGTGCGTCTGCGGGAAGCGGGCGTGGCGACCGAAGTGATCGCCGTGTCGGCGGGCGTGACGCAGGCGCAGGAAACGTTGCGCACGGCGCTCGCGATCGGCGCGGATCGCGCGATCCTGATCGAGTCGTCGGAAGAACTGCAGCCGCTGGCTGTCGCCAAGCTGCTCAAGGCGCTGGTCGACAAGGAACAGCCATCGCTGATCATTCTCGGCAAGCAGGCCATCGACGACGATTCGAACCAGACCGGCCAGATGCTGGCTGCCCTGGCAGGGTTGCCGCAGGCGACATTTGCGTCGAAGGTTGTCGTGGCTGATGGCAAGGCAACGGTATCGCGCGAGGTGGACGGCGGCGCGGAAACGCTGTCGCTGACGCTGCCGGCTGTGGTCACCACGGATCTGCGCCTGAACGAGCCGCGTTACGTCACGCTGCCGAACATCATGAAGGCGAAGAAGAAGCCGCTGGAGACGCTCAAGCCGGAAGACCTCGGTGTTGACGTGACTCCGCGCCTGAAGACGCTGAAAGTCGTCGAGCCGCCCAAGCGCTCCGCTGGCGTGAAGATCGCCGATGTGAAGACGCTGGTCGAGAAGCTCAAGACCGAAGCCAAGGTGCTGTGA
- a CDS encoding electron transfer flavoprotein subunit alpha/FixB family protein, giving the protein MTILVIAEHDNASLKAATLNTVAAAAKIGGDVHVLIAGHNAQGAADAAAKVAGVAKVLLADAPQLEAGLAENVEATVLNIAKDYSHILAPATAYGKNIAPRIAAKLDVAQISDITAVDSADTFERPIYAGNAIATVQSSDPVKVITVRSTGFDPVAAEGGSAAVEKIEAAADSGLSQFVSREVTKLDRPELTSASIIVSGGRGLGSGENYTKVLEPLADKLNAALGASRAAVDAGFVPNDYQVGQTGKIVAPQLYVAVGISGAIQHLAGMKDSKVIVAINKDPEAPIFSVADYGLVGDLFTVVPELVSELG; this is encoded by the coding sequence ATGACGATTCTGGTAATTGCGGAACACGACAACGCATCGCTGAAGGCTGCGACGCTGAACACGGTGGCAGCGGCAGCCAAGATTGGCGGCGATGTGCACGTGCTGATCGCAGGTCACAACGCGCAGGGCGCGGCGGACGCTGCAGCCAAGGTCGCAGGTGTCGCCAAGGTGTTGCTGGCCGATGCGCCGCAACTCGAAGCAGGCCTCGCGGAAAACGTCGAAGCGACGGTGCTGAACATCGCGAAGGACTACTCGCATATCCTCGCGCCCGCTACCGCGTACGGCAAGAACATCGCCCCGCGTATCGCAGCGAAGCTCGACGTCGCACAGATCAGCGATATCACCGCCGTGGATTCCGCCGACACGTTCGAGCGCCCGATCTACGCAGGTAATGCGATCGCAACGGTGCAGTCGAGCGATCCGGTCAAGGTCATCACGGTGCGTTCCACCGGCTTCGACCCGGTGGCAGCAGAAGGTGGCAGCGCAGCGGTCGAGAAGATCGAAGCCGCAGCCGACAGCGGCCTGTCGCAGTTCGTGAGCCGTGAAGTCACGAAGCTGGACCGTCCAGAGCTGACGTCGGCGTCGATCATCGTTTCCGGTGGCCGGGGTCTGGGCAGTGGCGAGAACTATACGAAGGTGCTCGAGCCGCTGGCGGACAAGCTGAACGCGGCACTAGGTGCCTCGCGTGCCGCAGTGGACGCCGGCTTTGTGCCGAACGACTATCAGGTGGGCCAGACGGGCAAGATCGTCGCGCCGCAACTGTACGTCGCGGTGGGCATCTCGGGTGCGATCCAGCATCTGGCCGGCATGAAGGACTCGAAGGTCATCGTGGCGATCAACAAGGATCCGGAAGCGCCGATTTTCAGCGTCGCCGATTACGGTCTGGTGGGCGATCTGTTCACGGTAGTGCCGGAACTGGTGAGCGAACTCGGCTGA